From the genome of Streptomyces sp. V1I1, one region includes:
- a CDS encoding RNA polymerase sigma factor, which yields MPDVPASVTERVFREEYGRAVAVLVRVFGDIDIAEEAVQDAFTTALQRWPSAGVPPRPAGWIITTARNRAIDRLRREASRQDRHAQAALLHSPEAPAQEEDPVHDDRLRLIFTCCHPALAPASRVALTLRLLGGLTTTEIASAFLVAEPAMAQRLVRAKGKIRDARIPYRVPREADLPDRLRAVLTVVYLIFNEGYKASSGERLVREDLCAEAIRLGRLLAELMPDEPEVKGLLALMLLTESRRAARTTPDGDLVLLADQDRARWDRALIAEGQALVRQCLRRDQPGPYQIQAAINAVHSDAPIAAATDWGQILQLYDQLLALAPNPVVALNRAVAVAELDGPAAALALVDDMDLDGHHLFHAIRADLLRRLGRDEEAARAYAAALARTANEAERAFLRRKIEALGGG from the coding sequence ATGCCGGACGTGCCCGCGTCGGTGACGGAGCGCGTGTTCCGCGAGGAGTACGGTCGCGCGGTCGCCGTCCTGGTCCGCGTCTTCGGTGACATCGACATCGCCGAAGAGGCGGTCCAGGACGCGTTCACCACGGCGCTGCAACGGTGGCCGTCGGCGGGGGTGCCGCCGCGCCCGGCCGGGTGGATCATCACCACTGCGCGCAACCGGGCGATCGACCGCCTTCGTCGGGAGGCATCCCGTCAGGACCGGCATGCCCAGGCCGCGCTGCTGCACTCCCCCGAGGCGCCGGCCCAGGAGGAGGATCCCGTGCACGACGACCGACTGCGCCTGATCTTCACCTGCTGCCACCCCGCGCTCGCCCCCGCGTCCCGGGTCGCCCTGACCCTGCGCCTCCTTGGCGGGCTCACCACCACGGAGATCGCCTCCGCATTTCTGGTCGCCGAGCCCGCCATGGCCCAGCGGCTGGTCCGCGCCAAGGGCAAGATCCGCGATGCGCGCATCCCCTACCGGGTCCCGCGCGAGGCCGACCTCCCGGACCGCCTGCGGGCCGTGCTCACCGTCGTCTACCTCATCTTCAACGAGGGCTACAAGGCCAGTTCGGGCGAGCGCCTCGTCCGCGAGGACCTGTGCGCGGAGGCCATTCGCCTCGGCCGGCTGCTGGCCGAGCTGATGCCCGACGAACCGGAGGTCAAGGGCCTGCTCGCGCTGATGCTGCTCACCGAGTCGCGCCGGGCCGCCCGCACCACGCCCGACGGCGACCTCGTCCTGCTGGCCGACCAGGACCGCGCCCGGTGGGACCGCGCGCTCATCGCCGAGGGCCAGGCGCTGGTCCGCCAGTGTCTGAGGCGCGATCAGCCCGGCCCGTACCAGATCCAGGCGGCGATCAACGCGGTCCACAGCGACGCGCCGATCGCGGCGGCCACCGACTGGGGCCAGATCCTCCAGTTGTACGACCAGCTGCTCGCCCTCGCCCCGAACCCGGTCGTCGCCCTCAACCGAGCGGTCGCGGTGGCCGAGCTCGACGGCCCGGCCGCGGCACTGGCCCTGGTCGACGACATGGACCTCGACGGGCACCACCTGTTCCACGCCATCCGCGCCGATCTGCTCCGTCGGCTGGGCCGCGACGAGGAGGCGGCCCGGGCGTACGCGGCGGCGCTCGCCCGCACCGCGAACGAGGCCGAGCGCGCATTTCTGCGACGCAAAATCGAGGCGCTCGGCGGAGGTTGA
- a CDS encoding YciI family protein has translation MQQYLLSIYQPDGDAPPPEVLEPIMRDLEVVNAEIRAAGAWVFSGGLYPPSTATVVRLKDSELLTTDGPYIEGKEHIGGFTVIQAPDLDAALEWGGKLARAITLPIEVRPLQYGTCG, from the coding sequence ATGCAGCAGTACCTGCTCAGCATCTACCAGCCCGACGGAGACGCGCCGCCGCCCGAGGTTCTGGAACCGATCATGCGGGACCTGGAGGTGGTGAATGCCGAGATCAGGGCGGCCGGCGCCTGGGTGTTCTCCGGCGGCCTGTACCCGCCGAGCACGGCCACCGTGGTGCGGCTGAAGGACAGTGAGCTGCTCACCACCGACGGCCCGTACATCGAGGGCAAGGAGCACATCGGCGGGTTCACCGTCATCCAGGCGCCCGATCTCGACGCCGCGCTCGAGTGGGGCGGCAAGCTCGCCCGGGCGATCACACTCCCGATCGAGGTCAGGCCGCTGCAGTACGGAACCTGTGGGTGA
- a CDS encoding aromatic acid/H+ symport family MFS transporter — protein sequence MTSTGAAGAPSPLSHPSPHTFRSVLPVLALCWLAVFFDGMDVNIYGAVMPHMLDDPGLGLTPSSAGTIGSWTTFGMLIGALTAGNITDWLGRRPMLVGSVTVFSLGSALCATAGSPALFGAGRFVAGLGLGGLMPLCLAMVMEFAPPRRAALTTGLLMTSYHAGGMVATALGLTLAPSAGWRWVFWAGVLPAVIAVPLLLRLLPESPGVLLARGDQAKADAVADRYGLPRPTLVEAPAAGAKGRFDAVLALFRPEARWATPLLWLASFCGLLLVYGVSTWLPQMMRASGYGLSSSVSFLLVINAGGIVGMLIAGRTADRFGAVRVSAIWFVLTAVGALLLKGHLPLAATYVVVAVTGIWLFSAQVMVYAATNTVYRGSERAAGLGWVTGVGRTGAVVGPWLGGVFAAGGNESWGFTTFALTGLLGATAIAFVPLAARLGGRRSTAAGASTVSTSPATGR from the coding sequence ATGACTTCCACCGGCGCGGCGGGGGCACCATCCCCGCTCTCCCACCCCTCTCCGCACACCTTCCGCTCAGTGCTTCCCGTCCTCGCCCTGTGCTGGCTGGCCGTCTTCTTCGACGGCATGGACGTCAACATCTACGGCGCCGTCATGCCGCACATGCTTGACGACCCAGGACTCGGCCTGACGCCGTCGAGCGCGGGCACCATCGGCAGTTGGACCACCTTCGGCATGCTCATCGGCGCACTCACCGCCGGGAACATCACCGACTGGCTCGGCCGCCGCCCCATGCTGGTCGGCAGCGTGACCGTGTTCTCCCTCGGGTCCGCGCTCTGTGCGACGGCCGGCTCTCCGGCGCTGTTCGGGGCCGGCCGGTTCGTCGCCGGGCTCGGGCTCGGCGGGCTCATGCCGCTGTGCCTGGCCATGGTGATGGAGTTCGCGCCCCCGCGCCGCGCCGCGCTGACCACCGGCCTGCTGATGACCTCGTACCACGCGGGCGGCATGGTGGCCACAGCCCTCGGCCTGACGCTGGCGCCGTCCGCCGGCTGGCGCTGGGTGTTCTGGGCAGGTGTGCTTCCCGCGGTGATCGCCGTGCCGCTCCTGCTGAGGCTGCTTCCCGAATCGCCGGGCGTACTGCTCGCGCGCGGCGACCAGGCGAAGGCGGACGCCGTCGCCGACCGCTACGGGCTGCCGCGGCCCACCCTGGTCGAGGCCCCGGCCGCCGGGGCCAAGGGGCGGTTCGACGCGGTGCTCGCCCTCTTCAGGCCCGAGGCGCGCTGGGCGACCCCGCTGCTGTGGCTCGCGTCCTTCTGCGGTCTGCTCCTCGTCTACGGCGTGAGCACCTGGCTGCCGCAGATGATGCGCGCCTCCGGCTACGGCTTGTCCTCCTCCGTCAGCTTCCTGCTGGTCATCAACGCGGGTGGCATCGTCGGCATGCTCATCGCGGGCCGCACCGCCGACCGCTTCGGCGCGGTCAGGGTCTCGGCCATCTGGTTCGTCCTCACCGCGGTCGGCGCATTGTTGCTGAAGGGGCACCTGCCGCTGGCGGCGACGTACGTCGTGGTCGCCGTCACCGGCATCTGGCTGTTCAGTGCCCAGGTGATGGTCTACGCGGCCACCAACACCGTCTACCGGGGCAGCGAACGCGCCGCCGGGCTCGGCTGGGTGACCGGCGTCGGCCGGACCGGCGCGGTCGTCGGCCCCTGGCTGGGGGGCGTCTTCGCGGCGGGCGGCAACGAGAGCTGGGGGTTCACGACGTTCGCCCTGACCGGACTGCTCGGCGCCACCGCCATCGCCTTCGTCCCACTCGCGGCCCGGCTCGGCGGCCGCCGAAGCACCGCCGCCGGGGCCTCGACGGTGAGCACGTCGCCTGCCACCGGCCGGTGA